One Actinomycetota bacterium DNA window includes the following coding sequences:
- a CDS encoding VCBS repeat-containing protein: MRKRNPAMPVAVILFGIILALSAALALPARRAAAYTYPPGWRLEWVHDMGSMFKHSSPTLADIDGDGRREVLIGNSNGHFYCVDAGGGIRWDFYTGAPIQSTPMAVDCDGDGRLEIFFGCDSGYVYGLNADGQPLSAWGWPKFAGSAFGRQEVFSSPSCGDLDGDGDLEIVVGSWGHYITAWHYQGPTAWQYYNADTVWSSPACADIDLDGRDEVVIGADCWGGNNWPWPRGGLLYVFEGDGSIKSGWPKCLPQVIWSSPAIADLDRDGFPDIVVGTGLFWQNTNPGAGNYLSYADGKHVYAFNYRGESLPGWPVNTGDNNFGSPAVADIDGDGFYEVALGSLDSNIYVWEHDGRVKWTRCFWPVQKMGSPAIADIDGDGDMDVIISEGLSIMAYDPNGEHVLDADMGGNMFNSVAVGDIDADGRTELVIATGAEGQTGKLFCWETGPYRSDLAAWPMFRKDARHSASYSHEEVPDIWPPEKVKSRCYMAEGYTGRGFSQWILLMNPLDREIMVQIRYILPSGLSVIKVITIPPRSRMTVPVNTTIDGQEVSASVISDQEGLIAERALYFDYDGGSGTWSGGHNVMAVDTPRTEWYFAEGCTRPGFHTWLTLQNPGEEEAHVTLDYLCGDGANVRRTLTVRARARYTVAVHGDAEGIGAHDNDHGDVSIKVTSDVPVVAERPMYFNYNGSWDGGSNVMGASAPSPEWFFAEGCTRPGFHTWLCLQNPGDVVARVTLDYLCGDGKNVRRELKVKARSRATVAVHGDSLGIGAHDGPHGDVSIKVTSDVPVVAERPMYFNYNGAWPGGHNVVGSPRPHTKWVFAEGCTRPGFHTWLCLQNPGDVVARVTLDYLCGDGKNVRRELTVKARSRATVAVHGDDLGIGVHDGPHGDVSIRVTSDLPIMAERPVYFLFNGRIAGGHNTEGYPLD, translated from the coding sequence TTGAGGAAGCGTAACCCCGCGATGCCGGTCGCCGTGATCCTTTTCGGCATCATCCTGGCTTTGTCCGCCGCCCTCGCGCTCCCCGCTCGCCGGGCCGCCGCCTACACCTACCCGCCGGGTTGGCGGCTGGAGTGGGTGCACGACATGGGGAGCATGTTCAAGCACTCCTCCCCCACCCTGGCGGACATCGACGGGGACGGGCGCCGGGAGGTCCTCATAGGCAACTCCAACGGGCATTTCTACTGCGTGGACGCCGGAGGCGGGATAAGGTGGGACTTCTACACCGGCGCCCCCATCCAGTCCACCCCCATGGCCGTGGACTGCGACGGGGACGGCAGGCTGGAGATCTTCTTCGGTTGCGACAGCGGCTACGTCTACGGCCTGAACGCAGACGGCCAACCGCTCTCGGCGTGGGGTTGGCCCAAGTTCGCGGGCTCCGCCTTCGGACGCCAGGAGGTCTTCTCCTCGCCCTCCTGCGGCGACCTGGACGGGGACGGGGACCTGGAGATCGTGGTGGGGTCGTGGGGCCATTACATAACCGCCTGGCATTACCAGGGGCCGACGGCCTGGCAGTACTACAACGCCGACACCGTGTGGTCCTCCCCCGCCTGCGCCGACATCGACCTGGACGGCAGGGACGAGGTGGTCATCGGCGCCGACTGCTGGGGCGGGAACAACTGGCCCTGGCCCAGGGGGGGCCTGCTCTACGTCTTCGAGGGAGACGGCTCCATCAAGAGCGGCTGGCCGAAGTGCCTGCCCCAGGTGATCTGGTCCTCTCCCGCCATCGCCGACCTCGACCGCGACGGCTTCCCCGACATCGTAGTGGGCACGGGGTTGTTCTGGCAGAACACCAATCCGGGCGCCGGTAACTATCTCTCCTATGCCGACGGCAAACACGTCTACGCCTTCAACTACCGGGGGGAGAGCCTGCCCGGCTGGCCCGTGAACACCGGCGACAACAACTTCGGCTCCCCGGCGGTGGCGGACATCGACGGCGACGGCTTCTACGAGGTGGCCCTGGGCTCGCTGGACAGCAACATCTACGTCTGGGAGCACGACGGGCGGGTGAAGTGGACGCGCTGCTTCTGGCCGGTACAGAAGATGGGCTCGCCGGCCATCGCGGACATCGACGGCGACGGCGACATGGACGTGATCATCTCCGAGGGCCTCTCCATCATGGCCTACGATCCCAACGGCGAGCACGTGCTGGACGCGGACATGGGCGGCAACATGTTCAACAGCGTGGCGGTGGGGGACATCGACGCCGACGGCAGGACGGAGCTGGTCATCGCCACCGGAGCGGAAGGCCAGACGGGCAAGCTCTTCTGCTGGGAGACGGGGCCGTACCGGTCCGACCTGGCCGCCTGGCCCATGTTCCGCAAGGACGCCCGGCACAGCGCCTCCTACAGCCACGAGGAGGTCCCGGACATCTGGCCCCCGGAGAAGGTCAAGAGCAGGTGCTACATGGCGGAGGGTTACACCGGCAGGGGATTCAGCCAATGGATCCTGCTTATGAACCCCCTTGACCGCGAGATCATGGTGCAGATCAGGTATATACTGCCCAGCGGCCTCTCGGTGATCAAGGTGATCACCATACCTCCGCGCTCGCGCATGACCGTGCCCGTGAACACCACCATCGACGGCCAGGAGGTCAGCGCCTCCGTCATCAGCGACCAGGAGGGGCTCATCGCGGAACGCGCGCTCTATTTCGACTACGACGGCGGCAGCGGGACCTGGTCCGGCGGGCACAACGTCATGGCCGTTGACACTCCCCGCACGGAGTGGTACTTCGCCGAGGGATGCACGCGGCCGGGATTCCACACCTGGCTCACGCTGCAGAACCCGGGGGAGGAGGAGGCCCACGTGACCCTGGACTATCTCTGCGGGGACGGGGCCAACGTGCGCAGGACGTTGACGGTAAGGGCCAGGGCACGTTATACGGTGGCCGTGCACGGCGACGCGGAGGGGATCGGCGCCCACGACAACGATCACGGGGACGTGTCCATCAAAGTGACCTCGGACGTGCCGGTGGTGGCCGAAAGACCCATGTATTTCAACTACAACGGGTCATGGGACGGCGGCTCTAACGTCATGGGCGCTTCAGCCCCCTCCCCGGAGTGGTTTTTCGCCGAGGGCTGCACGCGGCCGGGGTTCCACACCTGGCTGTGCCTGCAGAACCCCGGGGACGTTGTCGCCCGCGTTACCCTGGACTACCTGTGCGGCGACGGGAAAAACGTGCGCCGGGAGCTCAAGGTGAAGGCGCGTTCCCGCGCCACCGTGGCCGTGCACGGCGATTCCCTGGGCATCGGGGCCCACGACGGACCCCACGGGGACGTATCCATCAAGGTGACCTCGGACGTGCCGGTGGTGGCCGAAAGACCCATGTATTTCAACTACAACGGGGCCTGGCCCGGTGGCCATAACGTAGTGGGATCCCCCCGGCCCCACACGAAGTGGGTCTTCGCCGAGGGCTGCACGCGGCCGGGGTTCCACACCTGGCTGTGCCTGCAGAACCCCGGAGACGTTGTCGCCCGCGTTACCCTGGACTACCTGTGCGGCGACGGGAAAAACGTGCGCCGTGAGCTCACAGTGAAGGCGCGTTCCCGCGCCACCGTGGCCGTGCACGGGGACGATCTGGGTATCGGCGTGCATGACGGACCCCACGGGGACGTATCCATACGCGTTACCTCCGACCTCCCCATCATGGCCGAGCGGCCCGTATACTTCCTCTTCAACGGGCGCATCGCGGGCGGCCACAACACCGAGGGATATCCCCTCGACTGA
- a CDS encoding glycosyltransferase family 2 protein — MEGRHGAGRDERAATRDDRPLVSVIIANYRGEALLPPCLDSLRAQDTDRPFEVIVVDDGSDDGSAELVRSRYPEARLLVNARNVGPAAAKNIGASQARGDYLAFLDNDVELHPSWMRYMLEAMASGDEALGACASHIMLNGHSRVLNSTGGLINLLGYAWDRGIFKEDSGTYAHATRVMYACTAAMMISKGVFEELGGFDRRYRYLFEDVDLGWRMNIRGYRVAYEPRAVARHLLSSTMGRRRLRNQYLYERNRMRAMIKNMEADTLKLIRREFFFWFGQRMRSEMESGLTARQKVALPLRMAQAVAWNLFWLPDTLRLRKETARNRAVSDQQLISAGVLCPQIGEPPVGVDPRGNGNGAEVMAGEVEIGSRADMARVRPGALGEGWYGPETDARGVSFRWTAQRATVFLRAGRRTRHLCVRTVMAHPEGLSRVAVRIDGRQVSNFEVPNEYHVHRIPLPRPVEPGVRQVELRVENPFRPRDVLRVEDHRTLGIAVAYLGLH; from the coding sequence TTGGAAGGACGCCATGGAGCAGGCCGTGATGAGCGGGCCGCGACGAGGGACGATCGCCCCCTGGTGAGCGTGATCATCGCCAACTACCGGGGCGAGGCGCTCCTGCCGCCCTGCCTGGATTCCCTGCGCGCCCAGGACACCGACCGGCCCTTCGAGGTCATCGTGGTGGACGACGGCTCCGACGACGGGAGCGCCGAGCTGGTGCGCTCGCGATACCCCGAGGCGAGGCTGCTGGTGAACGCGAGGAACGTGGGGCCGGCCGCAGCCAAGAACATCGGCGCGTCTCAGGCAAGGGGCGATTACCTGGCCTTCCTGGATAACGACGTGGAGCTGCACCCCTCCTGGATGCGCTACATGCTCGAGGCCATGGCCTCCGGTGACGAGGCGTTGGGAGCCTGCGCCTCCCACATCATGCTCAACGGTCACTCCCGCGTGCTCAACAGCACGGGGGGGCTGATAAACCTGCTGGGATACGCCTGGGACCGGGGCATATTCAAGGAGGATTCCGGCACCTATGCCCACGCCACCAGGGTTATGTATGCCTGCACGGCGGCGATGATGATAAGTAAAGGGGTGTTCGAGGAGCTGGGCGGCTTCGACCGGCGCTACCGCTACCTTTTCGAGGACGTGGACCTGGGGTGGCGGATGAACATCCGCGGCTACCGGGTGGCCTACGAGCCGCGGGCGGTGGCCAGGCACCTCCTGTCCTCGACCATGGGCAGGCGCCGACTCCGCAACCAGTACCTCTACGAGCGCAACCGCATGCGCGCCATGATCAAAAACATGGAGGCCGATACCCTGAAGTTGATCCGTAGGGAGTTCTTCTTCTGGTTCGGGCAGCGTATGCGCTCGGAGATGGAGAGCGGTCTCACCGCGCGCCAAAAGGTGGCGCTTCCCCTGCGTATGGCCCAGGCGGTGGCATGGAACCTGTTCTGGCTGCCTGACACCCTGCGCCTCAGGAAGGAGACGGCGAGAAATCGCGCGGTGAGCGACCAACAGCTCATCTCCGCGGGCGTGCTCTGCCCCCAGATCGGCGAGCCCCCCGTGGGGGTGGACCCGAGGGGGAACGGAAACGGGGCGGAAGTCATGGCGGGCGAGGTCGAGATAGGCTCCCGGGCGGACATGGCTCGCGTGAGGCCGGGGGCGCTGGGTGAGGGGTGGTACGGCCCGGAGACCGACGCCCGGGGGGTCTCCTTCCGCTGGACCGCGCAGCGGGCGACGGTCTTTCTCCGCGCCGGGAGGCGGACCCGGCATCTCTGTGTGCGCACGGTGATGGCGCACCCGGAAGGGTTGTCCCGCGTGGCGGTGAGGATAGACGGCCGCCAGGTCTCGAACTTCGAGGTCCCCAACGAGTATCACGTACACCGCATACCCCTTCCCCGTCCCGTTGAACCGGGCGTGCGGCAGGTGGAGCTCAGGGTGGAGAACCCCTTCCGTCCGAGGGACGTGCTGCGGGTCGAGGACCACCGCACCCTGGGGATCGCGGTGGCCTACCTGGGCCTGCACTGA
- a CDS encoding glycosyltransferase family 39 protein: protein MYEPPAEGEGGAPEPPAEREEPPPLRGALLARVMEGARSRREGWLWFAAVLGVFAAALLWRWHFASRARVYTYDSYYYLLLARNLRHGLSYSVAGHPHYKYMPFYPVCIAAFDLFLPLEAAGKLSNLVFNAACVFPIYALGALVLGRRAGLAAAALFAFEPISSVWAAVPMSDGLLALLTCLAAYFFLKWFKQEDGRTRHLYLSAAAAGLALLTRWEGALLLLLLGAFLLYAWAKKRLKFANLLIFAAIALAPMALFALRNLITFGTPLKSAYLEELRNHPEWAEYTTPKARFFHYLIFSDVPPLGITVRYYNYGYLLFGYAGLAFTLAVRRYRRYGLFLAGWLLLLGPTHFFWYFSNVRFLIPAVPALCLGAGALVGMPWVSARRARDGIALSAVLLLLVACVVGVLALTGRPVANDRFYSNIALLENGEGGLATLQAVEWLKENAGDAGVASRMAPMVSFYLGREVYFIGEYQGFEPADLRIDHVVEDARALGVRYILLWSYEPDVEGVMAYSGQGPEVAEQLELVGRWEAAPTTQWNRTVYAWIFAVPPE from the coding sequence ATGTATGAGCCGCCCGCGGAAGGTGAAGGGGGAGCGCCGGAACCGCCCGCGGAAAGGGAAGAACCGCCGCCTCTCCGGGGCGCGCTGCTGGCGCGGGTCATGGAGGGAGCCCGCTCCCGCCGCGAGGGCTGGCTGTGGTTCGCGGCGGTGCTGGGGGTCTTCGCCGCGGCCTTGTTGTGGCGCTGGCATTTCGCCTCCCGCGCCAGGGTCTACACCTACGACAGCTATTATTATCTGTTGCTGGCGCGCAACCTCCGCCACGGCCTCTCCTACAGCGTGGCCGGGCACCCGCACTACAAGTACATGCCCTTCTACCCCGTATGTATAGCCGCCTTCGACCTCTTCCTTCCCCTGGAGGCGGCGGGCAAGCTCTCCAACCTGGTCTTCAACGCCGCCTGCGTCTTCCCCATCTACGCCCTGGGGGCGCTGGTCTTGGGGCGCCGCGCGGGGCTGGCGGCTGCGGCCCTCTTTGCCTTCGAGCCCATCAGCAGCGTGTGGGCGGCGGTACCCATGTCCGACGGCCTGCTGGCCCTGCTCACCTGCCTGGCCGCCTACTTCTTCCTCAAGTGGTTCAAACAGGAGGACGGCCGCACGCGCCACCTCTACCTCTCGGCGGCGGCGGCCGGCCTGGCCCTGCTCACGCGCTGGGAGGGAGCGCTCCTCCTCCTGCTCCTGGGCGCCTTCCTGCTCTACGCCTGGGCGAAAAAGAGGCTCAAGTTCGCGAACCTCCTGATCTTCGCGGCCATCGCCCTCGCCCCCATGGCCCTCTTCGCCCTGCGCAACCTGATCACCTTCGGGACGCCGCTCAAGAGCGCCTACCTGGAGGAACTGCGCAACCACCCGGAATGGGCGGAGTACACCACCCCCAAGGCGCGCTTCTTCCACTACCTCATTTTCTCCGACGTTCCTCCCCTGGGGATAACCGTCCGCTACTACAACTACGGGTATCTCCTCTTCGGGTACGCGGGCCTTGCCTTTACCCTCGCCGTGAGACGCTACCGCCGCTACGGGCTCTTCCTCGCCGGCTGGCTCCTGCTCCTGGGACCCACGCATTTCTTCTGGTACTTCTCCAACGTGCGCTTCCTCATCCCCGCCGTGCCCGCCCTGTGCCTGGGGGCGGGGGCGCTCGTCGGCATGCCCTGGGTGAGCGCGCGGCGGGCGCGAGACGGGATCGCCCTCTCCGCGGTGCTGCTGCTGCTGGTGGCGTGCGTGGTGGGGGTCCTGGCGCTCACGGGGCGGCCGGTGGCCAACGACCGCTTCTACAGCAACATCGCCCTCTTGGAGAACGGGGAGGGGGGGCTGGCTACGCTGCAGGCGGTGGAGTGGCTCAAGGAGAACGCCGGCGACGCCGGGGTGGCGTCGCGTATGGCCCCCATGGTCTCCTTCTACCTGGGGCGGGAGGTATATTTCATCGGGGAGTATCAGGGCTTCGAGCCCGCCGACCTGCGCATCGACCACGTGGTGGAGGACGCGCGAGCCCTGGGGGTGCGGTACATCCTGCTCTGGTCCTACGAGCCCGACGTGGAAGGGGTGATGGCCTACAGCGGCCAGGGACCGGAGGTGGCGGAACAGCTCGAGCTGGTGGGCAGGTGGGAGGCCGCGCCCACCACCCAGTGGAACCGCACCGTCTACGCCTGGATCTTCGCGGTACCGCCCGAATAG
- a CDS encoding CoA-binding protein, translating into MPQRSSLDVFFAPRGVAVVGATENQLKGGYSIIANMLESFQGKVYPVNPGREEVLGRKCYPSVRDLAGKVDMAIVFVPAASVPGVLEDCAAAGVRGAVLESGGFAEAGDEGRRIDAACREIADRTGLRLWGPNCTGLVNTDPFIFTPFMRVPNVHERLKPGTLGIIAQSGMLAAGFMLQYVISGYFTVSKACAIGNKMDVDEVEVLRYMSSDPKTRAVVAYLESIADGRDFLEVAREMAGRKPLVVLKGGRCEESARAALSHTASLAGSDEVVDGALRQAGVIRVEDFQELMNLGKAFSIHPDPFRLSTPGGDCVAVITVTGGGGVVLTDLLRASGLRVPPLERRTLEFLRREVFPDWMAPSNPVDIWPAIEQRGFAAFGDSIKAVLDDAGVDGVILLPFASRMIEYFPFEEIGEAVRESGKAMVSWMFGDLRYFDTMEERLRDYGIPVYQDLHSCVLAMKSYLCFSRKAREKAAAG; encoded by the coding sequence ATGCCCCAACGCAGCAGCCTCGACGTCTTCTTCGCCCCGCGCGGCGTGGCCGTGGTGGGGGCCACCGAAAACCAGCTCAAGGGCGGCTACAGCATCATCGCCAACATGCTCGAGTCCTTCCAGGGAAAGGTCTATCCCGTCAACCCGGGACGGGAGGAGGTGCTGGGTCGGAAGTGCTATCCCTCGGTGCGCGACCTGGCGGGCAAGGTGGACATGGCCATCGTCTTCGTCCCCGCCGCCTCCGTACCCGGGGTGCTTGAGGACTGTGCCGCCGCGGGGGTGAGGGGAGCGGTGCTGGAGTCGGGAGGGTTCGCCGAGGCGGGAGATGAGGGCAGGCGCATCGACGCCGCCTGCCGTGAGATAGCCGACCGCACCGGCCTGCGCCTGTGGGGGCCCAACTGCACCGGCCTGGTGAACACCGACCCCTTCATCTTCACGCCCTTCATGCGCGTGCCCAACGTGCACGAGAGGCTCAAGCCCGGCACCCTGGGGATCATCGCCCAGAGCGGCATGCTCGCCGCGGGGTTCATGCTGCAGTACGTCATCTCGGGGTATTTCACCGTTTCCAAGGCCTGCGCCATCGGCAACAAGATGGACGTGGACGAGGTGGAAGTCCTGCGCTACATGTCCTCCGACCCCAAGACCAGAGCGGTGGTGGCTTACCTGGAGTCCATCGCCGACGGAAGGGACTTCCTGGAGGTGGCGCGGGAGATGGCGGGGCGCAAGCCGCTGGTGGTGCTCAAGGGGGGACGTTGCGAGGAATCGGCCCGCGCCGCGCTCTCCCACACCGCCAGCCTGGCGGGCTCCGACGAGGTGGTGGACGGGGCCCTGCGCCAGGCGGGGGTGATCAGGGTGGAGGATTTCCAGGAGCTCATGAACCTGGGCAAGGCCTTCTCCATCCATCCCGACCCCTTCCGGCTCTCCACGCCAGGCGGCGACTGCGTGGCGGTGATCACGGTCACCGGCGGGGGCGGGGTGGTGCTCACGGACCTCCTGCGCGCCTCGGGCCTCAGGGTGCCGCCGCTGGAGCGGCGCACCCTGGAGTTCCTGCGGAGGGAGGTGTTCCCGGACTGGATGGCGCCCTCCAACCCCGTGGACATCTGGCCGGCCATAGAACAGAGGGGCTTCGCCGCCTTCGGCGATTCCATCAAGGCGGTGCTGGACGACGCGGGCGTGGACGGGGTCATCCTCCTTCCCTTCGCCTCGCGCATGATCGAGTACTTCCCCTTCGAGGAGATCGGCGAGGCGGTGCGCGAGAGCGGCAAGGCCATGGTCTCCTGGATGTTCGGAGACCTGCGCTACTTCGATACCATGGAGGAACGGCTGCGCGATTACGGCATCCCCGTCTATCAGGACCTGCATTCGTGCGTGCTGGCCATGAAGTCGTACCTCTGCTTTTCGCGCAAGGCGAGGGAAAAGGCCGCCGCTGGATAG